The Penaeus chinensis breed Huanghai No. 1 chromosome 36, ASM1920278v2, whole genome shotgun sequence genome includes a region encoding these proteins:
- the LOC125045049 gene encoding zinc finger protein 467-like, which yields MLVESSVDTPAMSPEGCTSPQPSDGEEGKGRVFACTMCSYRTDRKNNLKRHTLTMHELSPALLECCGLRFLNKAELRMHTHKFHRDGYHCDVCGRVFCRKALLKRHYSVHSGFKEFSCHFCGYETSHKSNLERHMRVHRKDGAPLPQHLLEGGFLPELSQPSATFSPAMSFRSGLLPAQPRPVLPLFSDHHPHLYSTPGVPTPAWPAWPVLTPHTPPAPSAPALPQHFLQKAQQVTSHPEGQTADFLPEVVTPKKQGPRRGFSVSALLGDDVKEENDRVELKPPISSTPLPTPIQTSPSSLHGELFVLDSLFISFRLYIKR from the coding sequence ATGTTGGTGGAATCAAGTGTGGATACCCCGGCGATGTCTCCCGAAGGCTGCACTTCCCCGCAGCCAAGTGACGGCGAGGAGGGCAAGGGCCGAGTGTTCGCCTGCACAATGTGTTCATACCGCACAGACCGCAAGAACAACCTCAAGAGACACACGCTGACGATGCACGAACTTTCCCCGGCCCTTCTGGAGTGTTGTGGCCTGCGCTTCCTCAACAAGGCCGAGCtgaggatgcacacacacaagttcCACCGCGATGGGTACCACTGCGACGTGTGCGGCCGCGTCTTCTGCCGGAAGGCACTCTTGAAGCGCCATTACTCCGTCCACTCTGGCTTCAAGGAGTTCTCGTGCCACTTCTGCGGTTACGAGACGAGCCACAAGAGCAACCTGGAGCGCCACATGCGCGTGCATCGTAAGGATGGGGCGCCTTTGCCTCAGCATCTCCTCGAGGGAGGCTTCCTGCCAGAACTGTCTCAGCCTAGTGCCACTTTCTCGCCCGCGATGAGTTTCCGCAGCGGCCTCCTGCCCGCTCAACCACGCCCGGTCCTGCCCCTGTTTTCTGATCACCATCCTCACCTCTACTCCACTCCCGGGGTGCCCACGCCTGCATGGCCTGCCTGGCCTGtgctcaccccacacacaccgcCCGCTCCCTCCGCCCCCGCTCTACCGCAGCACTTCCTGCAGAAGGCCCAGCAGGTCACAAGCCACCCGGAGGGTCAGACGGCGGACTTCCTCCCCGAAGTCGTCACCCCAAAGAAGCAGGGGCCGCGACGTGGCTTCAGCGTGTCCGCTTTGCTGGGCGACGACGTAAAGGAAGAGAACGACAGGGTTGAACTGAAGCCTCCCATCAGCTCCACGCCCCTGCCGACGCCCATCCAGACCAGCCCGAGCAGCCTTCACGGTGAGTTATTTGTCCTAgattcccttttcatctcttttcgaTTGTATATCAAACGGTGA